From the genome of Pseudomonas sp. AB6, one region includes:
- a CDS encoding NAD(P)/FAD-dependent oxidoreductase translates to MPSVSTPSILTTDVLIVGAGAAGLWLNARLRRQGFSTVVVENASLGGGQSTKSQGIIHGGAKYALHGALSGASEAIADMPRRWREALSGKGELDLSSVRLLSEAHYLWSPGTLAGNLTSFFASKAVRGRVDQVTGADLPPALQNPAFKGKVYRLAELVIDVPSLIERLAELSGDSLLAGEKIEPLYAGEELVGLRVDGREIHAQRVVLSAGAGNAELLKSLGVTFPIMQRRPLHMVMVKGPTLKPLYAHCLGAGPKPRITVTTHLAADGQWVWYLGGDLSEADGVARKPEAQIAAAKKELGNLLPWVDLSQAQWATLRVDRAEPSQSGLVRPDNAYLSTQKSLLVGWPTKLALAPDFADRVLAALARDGVHPTPQLPLVGLPKPPMAIPVWDQLLP, encoded by the coding sequence ATGCCATCTGTGTCCACTCCCTCCATCCTGACCACTGACGTACTGATTGTCGGAGCTGGCGCTGCCGGTCTCTGGCTGAATGCGCGTTTGCGGCGCCAAGGGTTCTCGACCGTTGTAGTGGAAAACGCCAGCCTGGGCGGCGGACAAAGCACAAAATCCCAAGGGATCATCCACGGCGGCGCCAAATACGCGCTGCATGGCGCCTTGAGCGGGGCATCGGAAGCAATCGCCGACATGCCTCGCCGCTGGCGTGAAGCATTGTCAGGCAAAGGCGAGCTTGACCTGTCCAGCGTGCGCCTGCTGTCCGAAGCCCATTATCTGTGGTCTCCAGGCACCCTCGCGGGCAACCTCACCAGTTTTTTTGCCAGTAAAGCCGTGCGTGGCCGCGTCGACCAAGTCACCGGCGCTGACTTGCCACCTGCGCTGCAAAACCCCGCATTTAAAGGCAAGGTCTATCGGCTGGCTGAGCTAGTGATCGACGTGCCCAGCCTGATTGAACGCCTTGCCGAGCTGTCGGGCGACAGCTTGCTGGCCGGCGAAAAAATCGAGCCGCTGTATGCAGGGGAGGAGTTAGTCGGACTGCGGGTCGATGGCCGGGAGATTCATGCTCAGCGGGTGGTCTTGAGCGCAGGAGCAGGCAACGCAGAGCTGCTCAAATCTCTGGGTGTCACCTTCCCGATCATGCAACGCCGCCCACTGCATATGGTGATGGTCAAAGGTCCAACGTTGAAACCGCTGTACGCCCACTGCCTCGGCGCAGGGCCAAAACCTCGGATCACAGTCACGACTCATTTGGCAGCTGACGGTCAGTGGGTTTGGTACCTGGGCGGCGATCTATCTGAAGCTGATGGCGTTGCTCGCAAACCGGAAGCACAGATTGCGGCGGCAAAAAAAGAACTAGGCAATTTGCTCCCGTGGGTCGATTTGAGCCAGGCACAGTGGGCGACTCTGCGTGTTGATCGCGCAGAGCCCTCGCAGTCAGGCCTTGTCAGGCCAGACAACGCCTACTTATCGACACAAAAAAGCCTACTGGTGGGTTGGCCCACCAAACTCGCCCTGGCCCCTGACTTTGCAGATCGAGTACTGGCAGCGCTGGCACGCGATGGTGTTCACCCAACGCCGCAGCTGCCTTTGGTTGGCTTGCCAAAACCGCCGATGGCGATACCTGTGTGGGATCAATTACTGCCATGA
- a CDS encoding multidrug efflux SMR transporter, whose protein sequence is MTAYYYLAIAICAEVIATVSMKAVKGLSTPVPLLLVIVGYGIAFWMLTLVVRSIPVGVAYAVWAGMGIVMVSIAALFVYGQKLDVPAMLGMGLIVAGVVVIQLFSKTAGH, encoded by the coding sequence ATGACCGCTTATTATTATCTGGCCATTGCCATCTGCGCCGAAGTTATTGCAACCGTCTCCATGAAAGCGGTTAAAGGTCTCAGCACACCAGTACCGCTGCTATTAGTCATCGTGGGTTATGGCATTGCGTTCTGGATGTTGACCTTGGTAGTTCGCAGCATTCCAGTGGGCGTTGCCTACGCGGTCTGGGCCGGCATGGGGATTGTCATGGTGAGCATCGCTGCACTGTTCGTTTACGGACAAAAACTCGATGTGCCCGCCATGCTTGGCATGGGCCTGATTGTGGCTGGTGTGGTTGTGATTCAGCTGTTCTCAAAAACCGCCGGGCATTGA
- a CDS encoding LysR family transcriptional regulator, which translates to MQWNLEQIRLFVSVAEQRSFSAVARDMKRAQSAVSSAIALLEADLGVSLFDRSSGRQPRLTEAGGALLEEARELLRQCDRLDGRALALMRGQEARLRLAHDEAMPYQPVLDSLEALAERFPTLEMQLASGAQGDVARKLVERRADLGLLFHHEQMPEALERRALGSVEMVTVCAVGHPLASELRVSRQLLGRHRQLLIAPQQSGYPGGEQISAQVWRADSFYVMAELLMRGLGWAWLPRHVVQYPAYQNLMVELISDWTPPALVVEMVWRRDEPLGPAARWLADSFAQHLQAIG; encoded by the coding sequence TTGCAGTGGAATCTTGAGCAAATTCGATTGTTCGTCAGCGTCGCCGAACAGCGTTCGTTCTCCGCGGTGGCGCGTGACATGAAGCGCGCGCAATCAGCCGTCAGCAGCGCCATTGCATTATTGGAAGCGGACTTAGGTGTCAGCCTGTTCGACCGCAGCAGCGGCCGACAACCCCGGTTGACCGAAGCTGGCGGGGCATTGCTGGAAGAAGCGCGGGAGTTGTTGCGCCAGTGTGATCGCCTCGATGGCCGGGCGTTGGCGTTGATGCGCGGTCAAGAGGCGCGCTTGCGGTTGGCCCACGATGAAGCCATGCCATATCAACCAGTGCTGGACAGCCTAGAAGCCTTGGCCGAACGTTTTCCGACGTTGGAAATGCAGCTGGCCAGCGGCGCCCAAGGTGATGTGGCGCGCAAGCTGGTTGAGCGTCGGGCGGATTTGGGCCTGCTGTTCCATCATGAGCAAATGCCCGAAGCCTTGGAACGACGGGCATTGGGTAGCGTTGAGATGGTCACGGTATGCGCGGTAGGGCACCCATTGGCCAGCGAGCTTCGCGTGAGTCGCCAGTTGCTAGGTCGTCACCGTCAGCTATTGATCGCGCCGCAGCAAAGCGGTTACCCCGGAGGCGAACAGATCAGCGCGCAGGTCTGGCGTGCCGACAGTTTCTACGTGATGGCCGAACTGTTGATGCGCGGCCTCGGTTGGGCTTGGCTACCAAGACATGTGGTGCAGTACCCGGCGTATCAAAATCTAATGGTCGAGCTGATCAGCGACTGGACGCCGCCTGCGCTGGTCGTGGAAATGGTCTGGCGCCGGGATGAGCCTCTGGGCCCTGCGGCGAGGTGGCTGGCCGATAGCTTTGCCCAGCATCTTCAAGCGATTGGCTGA
- the waaA gene encoding lipid IV(A) 3-deoxy-D-manno-octulosonic acid transferase, translating into MNRFLYSVLFHVGLPLIALRLWLRARKAPAYAQRIGERFSFGLAPMQTGGIWVHAVSVGESIAAAPMIRILLARYPHLPITLTCMTPTGSERIKALFAGESRIQHCYLPYDLPWAAGRFLDHVQPRLAVIMETELWPNHIHQCAKRRIPVVLANARLSERSARGYGRFAKLTRPMLAEMSGFAVQTETEAQRFLDLGARPECVEVTGSIKFDLSIDPQLLLRAADLREQWQSRERPTWIAASTHAGEDETVLSAHRQLLISHPDALLILVPRHPERFNSVYDLCLQQGFETVRRSTAQPVTSTTSVLLGDTMGELLFLYAVVDCAFVGGSLVPNGGHNLLEPAALAKPVLSGPHLFNFLEIAALLRSAGALEEVSDATGLAAAIQQLVDQPAKAQQMAVAGLKVMGANQGALQRLLDMLTRVGGL; encoded by the coding sequence ATGAATAGATTCCTTTATAGCGTGTTGTTTCACGTGGGTTTGCCGCTGATAGCCCTGCGTCTTTGGTTGCGGGCGCGCAAGGCGCCTGCCTACGCGCAGAGGATCGGCGAGCGTTTCTCGTTCGGGCTGGCGCCTATGCAAACCGGCGGGATCTGGGTGCATGCCGTCTCCGTTGGAGAAAGCATCGCTGCAGCCCCAATGATCCGAATTCTGTTGGCGCGCTACCCGCACCTGCCGATTACCCTAACCTGCATGACGCCCACTGGCTCAGAACGCATCAAGGCGTTGTTCGCAGGCGAATCCCGGATTCAACATTGTTATTTACCCTACGATTTGCCTTGGGCGGCTGGGCGCTTCCTGGATCACGTGCAGCCTCGGTTGGCTGTGATCATGGAAACCGAGCTGTGGCCCAATCATATTCACCAGTGTGCCAAGCGTAGAATTCCGGTAGTGCTGGCCAACGCCCGATTATCTGAGCGTTCGGCACGTGGCTACGGACGTTTCGCCAAGCTGACGCGGCCGATGCTGGCTGAAATGAGTGGTTTCGCAGTGCAGACTGAAACGGAAGCGCAGCGCTTTCTTGATCTGGGCGCCCGACCGGAATGTGTCGAAGTCACCGGATCGATCAAGTTCGATTTGAGTATCGACCCGCAGTTATTGCTTCGAGCGGCAGATTTGCGTGAGCAATGGCAATCCAGGGAACGCCCTACATGGATCGCGGCCAGCACCCATGCTGGCGAAGACGAAACCGTGTTGTCCGCTCATCGGCAACTGCTGATCAGCCATCCAGACGCATTATTGATTTTGGTACCGCGCCATCCTGAGCGTTTCAACAGCGTTTACGATTTGTGTCTGCAGCAAGGGTTCGAAACGGTTCGCCGCTCAACCGCGCAGCCCGTCACCTCCACCACCTCGGTGTTGCTGGGCGACACCATGGGCGAGTTGCTGTTTCTTTACGCAGTGGTCGATTGTGCGTTTGTCGGCGGCAGCCTGGTGCCCAACGGCGGGCATAACCTGCTGGAACCGGCTGCTCTGGCGAAGCCGGTGTTAAGCGGTCCTCATCTGTTCAATTTTCTGGAAATAGCAGCACTGCTGCGCTCTGCCGGAGCGTTAGAAGAGGTCAGCGATGCGACGGGACTGGCAGCTGCGATCCAACAGTTAGTCGATCAACCCGCTAAGGCCCAGCAAATGGCCGTCGCCGGGCTGAAAGTGATGGGCGCCAACCAGGGCGCGTTGCAGCGGTTGTTGGACATGTTGACGCGTGTGGGAGGCCTTTGA
- a CDS encoding TolC family outer membrane protein: MLRKLSLALAVSCASNGMVWAVDVPLPTKTGLVNVYQEAVDNNSDLAAARADYQARKEIVPQARAGLLPNLSAGANVQTTRTQIDQPSTNFTRSGTVYQATLSQPIFRADRWYQFQAAKDVNEQAVLELSATEQNLILQSAQDYFTVLRTEDNLASTKAEEAAFKRQLDQSNERFDVGLSDKTDVLQAQASYDTARANRIVAKRQVDNAFEALVTLTNREYNSIEGIVHTLPVLAPTPNDAKAWVDTASQQNLNLLASNYAVTAAEETLRQRKAGHAPTLDAVASYKRGDNDAFGFSNPNFTGQNYGGNVEQRSVGVELNIPIYSGGLISSQVREAYARLNQSEQRRESLRRQVVENTRNLHRAVNTDVEQVQARKQSIISNQSALQATEIGYQVGTRNIVDVLDAQRQLYSSVRDYNNTRYDYILDNLRLKQAAGTLNPGDLQDLSRYLKADYNPDKDFLPPDLATEAAKNFQKPTQK, encoded by the coding sequence ATGCTGCGCAAACTTTCACTGGCTCTCGCCGTGTCTTGTGCTTCCAATGGAATGGTCTGGGCCGTTGACGTGCCTTTGCCGACCAAGACGGGCTTGGTCAACGTCTACCAGGAGGCTGTGGATAACAATTCAGACCTGGCCGCTGCCCGCGCTGACTACCAGGCTCGCAAAGAAATCGTGCCTCAGGCGCGGGCTGGCCTGCTACCGAACTTGTCGGCAGGTGCTAACGTTCAAACCACCCGCACCCAAATCGACCAGCCTTCGACAAACTTCACCCGTAGCGGCACGGTGTATCAGGCCACCTTGAGCCAACCGATCTTTCGGGCGGACCGCTGGTACCAGTTTCAAGCAGCCAAGGACGTCAATGAGCAAGCGGTGTTGGAGCTTTCTGCCACTGAGCAAAACCTGATTTTGCAAAGCGCTCAAGACTACTTTACGGTCTTGCGTACCGAAGACAATCTGGCGTCTACCAAGGCCGAAGAAGCGGCGTTCAAACGTCAGCTAGATCAGTCCAATGAGCGTTTCGATGTCGGCCTTTCAGACAAGACCGACGTGCTGCAGGCGCAAGCCAGCTATGACACAGCACGAGCCAACCGCATCGTTGCTAAACGACAGGTAGACAATGCCTTCGAAGCACTGGTGACATTAACCAACCGCGAGTACAACTCCATCGAAGGCATCGTGCATACGCTGCCGGTGCTTGCGCCGACTCCAAATGACGCAAAAGCGTGGGTCGACACGGCCTCGCAACAGAATCTGAATCTGCTCGCCAGCAACTACGCAGTGACGGCTGCAGAAGAAACCCTGCGCCAGCGCAAGGCCGGTCACGCTCCCACCCTCGATGCGGTAGCAAGTTATAAGCGCGGTGATAATGATGCGTTCGGTTTCAGCAATCCGAACTTTACCGGCCAGAACTATGGCGGCAACGTTGAGCAGCGCAGCGTCGGTGTAGAACTGAACATTCCGATCTACAGCGGCGGATTGATCAGTTCCCAAGTGCGAGAAGCTTACGCACGGCTAAACCAGAGCGAACAACGTCGTGAAAGCCTGCGCCGTCAGGTTGTGGAGAACACCCGAAACCTGCACCGCGCGGTGAACACCGATGTTGAGCAAGTTCAGGCGCGCAAGCAGTCGATCATCTCCAACCAGAGTGCGCTGCAAGCCACTGAAATCGGTTATCAGGTGGGCACCCGCAACATCGTCGACGTGCTTGACGCCCAACGTCAGCTCTACAGTTCAGTGCGCGATTACAACAACACGCGCTACGACTACATTCTCGACAACCTGCGTTTGAAACAGGCAGCAGGCACTTTGAACCCTGGAGATTTGCAGGATTTGTCGCGCTACTTGAAAGCTGACTACAACCCGGACAAAGACTTCCTGCCGCCCGACTTGGCTACAGAAGCGGCGAAAAACTTTCAAAAGCCTACGCAGAAGTGA